The Acidimicrobiia bacterium genomic interval GGATCCCGACGCCGCGCGCCGCCAGGCGAAGCAGATCCTGGGTGAGCGACGCTTCCGCCCCGAGCACGTGCCGCGCCCGTTCGCGGGTGTGCTGCGGTGGCTCGGACGACAGCTCGAGCCGATCGGGCGGGCGCTCGCGCCGGTCGGGCGGTTCTTCGAGACCCCGGCCGGTCTCGCCGTGCTCGCGGTCGGCATCGCGGCCGCGACCACGGTCGTCGCGTTCGTGATCGCGTCACGACGCAGTGCACGCGCGACGGCACGCCGGGGGACGGGCGCGCGGGCGAACGCGCGCGAGGATCCCGCCGCGCTCGAGCAGGCGGCCGACGAGGCCGAGGCGAGCGGCGACTACTCCACCGCGGTCCGGTTGCGGTTCCGAGCCGGGCTGCTGCGGCTCGACCGCGCGGGTGCCATCCGTCTCGGACCGTCGCTCACCGCCGGGCAGGTCGCGCGACGTCTCGCGCTCGACGAGTTCGACGACGTCGCGCGCGAGTTCGAGTCCGTCGCATACGGCGCGCACGACGCGGGCCGCGACGCCGCCGCCGCGGCCCGTCGCGGATGGACGCGCGTGCTCACCGCGGTCGGGGAGCGA includes:
- a CDS encoding DUF4129 domain-containing protein, which codes for MTGVAAVPAAAVDPDAARRQAKQILGERRFRPEHVPRPFAGVLRWLGRQLEPIGRALAPVGRFFETPAGLAVLAVGIAAATTVVAFVIASRRSARATARRGTGARANAREDPAALEQAADEAEASGDYSTAVRLRFRAGLLRLDRAGAIRLGPSLTAGQVARRLALDEFDDVAREFESVAYGAHDAGRDAAAAARRGWTRVLTAVGER